A region of the Sinorhizobium arboris LMG 14919 genome:
ACCTCGCGGTCCAGAAGGCGCGCGGGCTGGCGGAGTTTATCGACACCATCACCGCCTCCATTCCTGACGACTGGCAGGTGGACATCACCGCCGCTGTAAACCTCGTCAAGCTCGCCGAGATGAAAAGGGCGCTCGGCAGCGGCATCCTTCACGGTCATTCGCAGCCGCTGACCAGGGCGGCCGGCGACTTCGAGGCATTCTGAGGATAGCGGTCGCAGAAGACCCTAACTCTCCGTTCTGACGGGGAGGGGACGAGTAGGCTGAAATGAGGCGCGGGAGGCTGCCTCGAGTCTCCTTCACCCCGCTTGCGGGGAGAAGGGGCCGGCAGGCGGATGAACACGGCGCAGCGCGCAACGGTTCGGCCGATACCCGTCTTTCGCCAAGTTCGCGCAAGTTTCGTCGCCTAGCTTCGCGTCGGGGCTGGTAGATTCGCGGCTGATGCAGAACGGCTGAGCGCAAGCCGTTTATCCAGCAAACCCGAATGTTGGAGCTGCGCAGGGTGCCGACGGAACAGTCGTGCCGGTGCCTTGCGATACTGGGTGCGGAAACAGAATGAATCTGTTC
Encoded here:
- the cheT gene encoding chemotaxis protein CheT, giving the protein MQKDHNQAPHAEESLPDVLMRVVTELHDVAYLIERIEPQLMSVDRDGDGADRIMVLQGIDLAVQKARGLAEFIDTITASIPDDWQVDITAAVNLVKLAEMKRALGSGILHGHSQPLTRAAGDFEAF